AGGGCATACGGTGTATGTTCTTGATCTGTGCTTTGTTGAAGACGCTTATCGTGCGGTTGGAGATATCCTGAAAGGCTTTTTACCGGATATTATTGGCTTATCTATCAGGAACATTGATAATCTTACCTATAAGAAAAGTATTTTTTACCTGCCACGGATTCGGGATATAGTTACTTTTATAAAGAAGAATACGTCCGTTCCTGTCATAGTTGGAGGTTCAGGTTTTTCTATCTTTCCGGAAGAGGTTTTGAGGTATTTACATCTGGATATCGGCATTGTAGGGGAAGGAGAAACTGCTGTATCGCTGATTGCAGATGGGATTGAAAATGGCAGCGACATATACCATATACCAAATCTCTGTTATATTAGCGATGGAATATTTAAACAAAATAACCTGTGCAGTGATTGTATTCAGAATACACCTGACCGGACACTTTTCGATAATAAAAGATATCTCGAACTAGGCGGTATGGCCAACATACAGTCAAAAAGGGGATGTCCATTCAGATGTACCTACTGTACCTATCCAAATATCGAAGGTAATAAACTAAGATTGAAAGAGCCGGGTCCTGTCGCAGCAGAGTTAAAGGAAATGAAGGCTAACTATGATATTGATTATGTGTTTTTTGTCGATGATATATTTAACTTCCCGGAGGAACATGCCGGTGCAGTATGCGAAGAGATAATAAAAAACAGTCTGAACATTAACTGGACATGCTTTGCAACTCCAAAAGGAATGACTCCGGAACTTGCTAAATTAATGAAAATGGCAGGCTGTAAGGGAATTGAATTTGGAACAGATGCAGGCTCTGAGAAAACACTGAAAGGATTGGGTAAATCTTTTACTCTCGATGATGTAGCACATGCGACTGAATATTGTAAAAACATTGGCTTGCCTGCTGCCCATTATGTTATAATTGGCGGTCCGGAGGAAGATAATTCAACCTTAACAGAGACATTCACTTTTTTTAAAAAGAATAAACCAACGGCAATTATTGCATTACTGGGAATTAGAATATATCCAAATACCCTTATTTACCACAAGGCTATAGAAGATTGTATTATTGAGAAAGATGAGAATTTACTGGAACCAATATTCTATATAACACCACACATGAGTGAAGAGGCATTATTTCACAAAGTTTCTGAATATGCTGCGCACAGGTATAATTGGATTGTTCCTAATCTTGATTTAAGATGTAATACCAGCATGCTAACCAAATTAAGAAGTATGGGCAGGAGAGGGCCACTATGGAATTTATTTGCACAAACGTAAGGATGTAAATTATAGGGTTAAAACTATTAGTATCAGTGGAGGCGTATACGGAATATGTACGATACTATTCAAAGGCTTAAGGAGTTACTGGTGACAAGATTGAAGCTCAAGGTTGGAGTAGATAAAATAAAAGACGATACACCACTTTTTGGCCCTAATAGTCTGGGCCTTGATTCCATAGATGTATTGGAAATGGTTATTGTTATTAAGAAAGAATTTGGCGTTGAGATAATGGATAGAGAAACTTCCGAAAATATCTTTACATCAGTCGGCTCAATAGCAAGGTATATAGAAGAAAACAGATGAGCGATTTGTATCCATTTCCCTCAGAAATACTCCCTCACTCTTATCCTTTCATTCTGATCGATAAAATAGTTGAATTTGAAGAGGAAAAACGCATTGTATGTCTGAAAAACATTAGTAATAATGATGAATTTCTTCAGGGGCACTTTAAGAATAATCCTGTAATGCCAGGTTCTCTTATTCTCGAAGCAATGGCACAGGCATCCGGTTTAATAATTGGCAGTAAAAAATCAAAAATGGCCTATTTATGCAGGGTAAAAGACGCCAAATTCAGAAAACCTGTTGTGCCTGGAGACCAGCTTATTATCACTTCGTCTCTGATTGATAAGCTTCCGCCACTCTATATCTTTGAGACTGGTGCGTCTGTTGGGGGTGAAGTTGTTTCTGAGGCCGGGATAAGTCTCTCTTTTTGAAATTTTGAGGTAATGAATAGTATACAACAGGTAAATTGCAATATTTGCGGTGTTGATGATACGTCCCTGATTGCAGTTCAGAATGGATACCGGATGGTAAAATGCAAAAATTGCGGGCTTGTGTATCTCAATTCAAGGCCGGATCAACAGACGTTACTAAAGCTCTATGCAGACTATCACCAAAGGGAAGGAAAGGACGAGGATGTATGGGCAAGACTTATGGAGAAAAATTTCAAGGAAGTTTCATTGCTTTTACATAAGATATTTCCGGAGAAAGGGAAAATACTTGATGTTGGGTGTGGTTATGGACACTTCATTGAGATAATGCAGGATTGTGGATGGTTTGCACAGGGAGTTGATCCATCCTCAGGGACTTTATATCATGCTAAAAGGAAGGGGCTGAATGTCATTGAGACATCAGTTGACGATAGTTCATTTCCTGATAATTTTTTTGACGTTGTAACAGCGTTTTATGTCCTTGAGCATCTTCCCGATCCACTTTCTACAGCAAAGAAGATTTTTGAGATGCTAAAACCGGGAGGTGTTATCGTTATAAGGGTTCCTCATACAACGCCAATAGTCAGATTTCTTTCCGTTTTTACCATAGATAATAATCTTTATGATGCGCCATATCATCTCTATGATTTTTCGCCCATGACAATCACCGTATTACTGAAAAAAGCGGGATTCTCATTAATTCAGGTAATGCCCGGTAGTCCAACACTTCCACCAAAGCGCTTTGAGAGGGTTATATCTCTCGTTTCCGGTTATTTTTCTCAGGTTCTTTTTGTAATGAGCAGAGGCAAATTCCTTCTGCCGGGAACCAGTAAAACAATTATTGCTGTGAAACAGATAGAAAACAGGGTTTCATGACCTCAAGATAAAGATGACCATGCATATGGAACAATTTTTAAAAAGAGTTGCTTATGGTATCTTCTTATATCATAAGCATATCGTCATTGTCTTTTCTCTGCTTACCATAATCTCTCTCATTACCATTTTTAACATGGAGATCAGATCGGATATCATCGATGTGCTTCCTGCGAAAAATAAGGCCGTTGCCCAATTTAAAGATGTCATGGAGAAATACGGAACTGTAGACAACGTAGTGGTAGTAATAGAGGCGGATGGTAACAGGATAGATGAGCAGATTGGTCTTATTGAGGATATGGCAAAAAGGCTTATAGCGTCTCCTCTCATAGAATATGTTGATTACAGCCCACTAAAATTCCAAAGTGATTTTTTTCTCAAACGTTTCCCTTTGTTCCTTGATGAAAATGGTTTGAAACATCTTACAGAAAAATTAACACCCGTTGGCATTGAACACCAAATCAGATACAACCGGCAACGACTTCTCTCGCCTTTTAGTTCACCTTTTGACTATGAACTTATCGCAAAAGATCCTCTGAATATAGCTGATAGCATCAGGAACAGTTTCGTACGATCGAACAAGAACGAACTTGATCTTAGTATGGGTTATTACTTTACGCCGGACTATTCTACCGCCCTTATTTTTGCTAAACCGAAAGGCAAAAGCAAGGATATGGCATTTGTAAAAAATCTGAAAAAGGAATTGGATTCCATTGCTGCTCTGGCAATGAAGGGAAATGGTAACCCAATGAATGTCAGTGTGGGATTTACGGGAGGATACCTTTTATCAGAGAATGTCCGGGAGATTATTAAGCATGATATAATAAGCTCTTCTACCGTGTCTGTTTTTTTAATTGCATTGTTTATATGGCTGGCTTACCGGGTAAGGGTAAAGATACTTTTGGTATTTGGGTTTGTTCTGTTAACGTCTCTTTCCATGACAGGAGCCTTTGCCTATCTCCTTTTTGGAAATATCAATATTGTTACAAGCGTTGTTATCATCGCAGTGATGGCAGGCCTTTATGTGGATTATTCTATGCACATAGTAAAAAGATACAGTGATGAGTTAAGAAAATATAATGATCCTCTGCAGGCGCTGGAAATGACCATTGCAAAGACAGGTTCGGCAATTATTCTATCAGGACTCACGACTTCCTTATCTTTTTTTAGTATTGTTGTAACCAAATTTAAGGGGTTGTATGAGCTTGGGATTGTTTCCGGAATAGGTGTTATTTTATGTCTGATAACCACACTTCTCCTGATGAGTTCTCTGCTTGTATGGATAAGCAAATACGGATTACAAAATATCCAGTTTGAAAAACCCGGGAAAAATGCGCTTTACGGATTCGATAATCTTGCCAGTCTTATCGCGAAAAGGCACCGATATATCGTTCTTACAGGCATTGTACTTGTTATTATTGCAGGACTGGGCATATCTCAATTACGTTTTGATAACAATCCCGACAACCTTGCACCGAAGGATAGTTCTGCTATTGCCCTGGGGAAGAAAATAAGCGGAAAAATAGGAAAAAAAGGGGAACCTCTTACGGTAGTGATTAAAAATAAAGATAACAGTGCGCTTACTGCTGACTTTGATATTCTGGAGAAAGTTCTTCCGCAATGGAAGAAGGAAGGTTTCATTGAGGATTATCATTCACTAGGTATGCTCATGCCGGCTTCTTCCGTTCAATCGATAAGAATAGATAAGCGAAAAGAGTTTATGAAGAGCATGTTTTCCTTAGATTCAATAGAACAAACAGTGACAAATATCCTTGAAAAAAATAATTTTGATTATGACAAAAGTTATCTTCACAAATACCTCACGGGAATCCTGGATGCCTTAAACAACACTGAATTTATAGGGTTAAGAGAAATTGAAACTATCCCTGCCCCGATGATCAGCCGTTTTTACAACAAGGATGATTCATCTGTCGCTGCGTATCTTTATCCAACAAAAAGAGGATGGGATAAACAAACACTCGATGTATTTCAGGAGTATGTTCAATCAAAAGGGGCAAACTGGATATTGGTTGGAAAACCTATCCTTATTGATGAGATAAAATCACCCATCATCTGGGGCAGTGTGCTGGCAACTGCATTGACTATTTTCTTCGATCTTGTCATTATTTATTGGTATTTCAGAAAAGTATGGTATGTTGTGCTCGTTTTACTGCCGGTAATACTGGGGTTTGTATTGACGATGGGCAGTATGGGTTATATGAATATTCCTTTTAATTTCATAAACATCGGGACTATAGCTTTAATTTTTGGTTTTGGTGTGGATTACGGTATACATGTAATGCAAGCATATATTGGGGAAGAAAAGATGGATATCGGTAATGCTCTTCGGATCAGTGGTAAAAATGTGATGATGTGCGCAGCGACGACCATAGCCGGTTGTGGAAGTCTCATGACAGCAAAGTTTACCGGTATTGCTTCGATAGGGCCTGTCCTCACTCTTGGGGTAATTGCCTGTACCTGTACTGCATTAATCGTATTACCGTCTGTTATCTGTCTGAATAAAAGCAGATTTCAACATGAAGGATTTTTATGAAGGATTTTGATGTAATAATTATTGGGAGCGGCATTGGTGGCCTGATAAGCGCAGGGATTCTCAGCGCAAAGGGATTCAAAACACTCCTGGTGGAGAAAAATAAGACACCGGGGGGATATCTTGCATCCTTCAGAAGGAGAGGTTTTATTTTTGATTCTTCCTTAGACTGTATATCAGGCGTTGCTCCTGGCGGATTAATATTCAGGGTAATGGAGCTTCTTCAGGTTCATAAGAGTATAAATCTTGTACAAGTGGATCCCATAAGGATTAGTATCTTTCCAGACATTGAAGTTCCTGTTGATTCAGATATTCATGCCTACATGGAGAGACTTGCAGCATTATTCCCTTCCGAGTGTGAGGCAATCAAAAAATTTTTTGGATTATTAGACAGAATCTATTGTGGGATGCAGTCGGCAATACCTATGATGGTTGCCGGCAAGCTTGAATTGCAAAAAATAATTCCGGAGATAGTAAAATTCAGCCATATTCCCTATGGCAGGCTGCTGGATGAGTGTATTACTGATTACAGGCTTAAATCAGTTTTATCCGACAGATGTTCCTTTATCGGGCTTCCCCCCTCCACGGTTTCCACCCTTTCAATGATCAATATAATCATGAGTTATTTCAAATTAGGCGCATACAGGCTGGTAGGAGGTTCTCAGTGCCTTGCAGATGCATTTGTTGAAGGAATAAAGAAAGCCGGAGGCAAGGTAATCCTCGGTAACGGCACAAAGAAGATTCTTTTCCACGAGGATGGTCATTGTCTTGGAATTACCTGTGATGATGGTGACGAATACACTGCAAGGTTTATTATATCAAATGCAGATTTTCAAAATACCTTTCGTAATCTT
The genomic region above belongs to Candidatus Jettenia caeni and contains:
- a CDS encoding acyl carrier protein, whose protein sequence is MYDTIQRLKELLVTRLKLKVGVDKIKDDTPLFGPNSLGLDSIDVLEMVIVIKKEFGVEIMDRETSENIFTSVGSIARYIEENR
- a CDS encoding putative (3R)-hydroxymyristoyl-(acyl-carrier-protein) dehydrase, which translates into the protein MSDLYPFPSEILPHSYPFILIDKIVEFEEEKRIVCLKNISNNDEFLQGHFKNNPVMPGSLILEAMAQASGLIIGSKKSKMAYLCRVKDAKFRKPVVPGDQLIITSSLIDKLPPLYIFETGASVGGEVVSEAGISLSF
- a CDS encoding putative methyltransferase, producing MNSIQQVNCNICGVDDTSLIAVQNGYRMVKCKNCGLVYLNSRPDQQTLLKLYADYHQREGKDEDVWARLMEKNFKEVSLLLHKIFPEKGKILDVGCGYGHFIEIMQDCGWFAQGVDPSSGTLYHAKRKGLNVIETSVDDSSFPDNFFDVVTAFYVLEHLPDPLSTAKKIFEMLKPGGVIVIRVPHTTPIVRFLSVFTIDNNLYDAPYHLYDFSPMTITVLLKKAGFSLIQVMPGSPTLPPKRFERVISLVSGYFSQVLFVMSRGKFLLPGTSKTIIAVKQIENRVS
- a CDS encoding putative transporter protein, with the protein product MTMHMEQFLKRVAYGIFLYHKHIVIVFSLLTIISLITIFNMEIRSDIIDVLPAKNKAVAQFKDVMEKYGTVDNVVVVIEADGNRIDEQIGLIEDMAKRLIASPLIEYVDYSPLKFQSDFFLKRFPLFLDENGLKHLTEKLTPVGIEHQIRYNRQRLLSPFSSPFDYELIAKDPLNIADSIRNSFVRSNKNELDLSMGYYFTPDYSTALIFAKPKGKSKDMAFVKNLKKELDSIAALAMKGNGNPMNVSVGFTGGYLLSENVREIIKHDIISSSTVSVFLIALFIWLAYRVRVKILLVFGFVLLTSLSMTGAFAYLLFGNINIVTSVVIIAVMAGLYVDYSMHIVKRYSDELRKYNDPLQALEMTIAKTGSAIILSGLTTSLSFFSIVVTKFKGLYELGIVSGIGVILCLITTLLLMSSLLVWISKYGLQNIQFEKPGKNALYGFDNLASLIAKRHRYIVLTGIVLVIIAGLGISQLRFDNNPDNLAPKDSSAIALGKKISGKIGKKGEPLTVVIKNKDNSALTADFDILEKVLPQWKKEGFIEDYHSLGMLMPASSVQSIRIDKRKEFMKSMFSLDSIEQTVTNILEKNNFDYDKSYLHKYLTGILDALNNTEFIGLREIETIPAPMISRFYNKDDSSVAAYLYPTKRGWDKQTLDVFQEYVQSKGANWILVGKPILIDEIKSPIIWGSVLATALTIFFDLVIIYWYFRKVWYVVLVLLPVILGFVLTMGSMGYMNIPFNFINIGTIALIFGFGVDYGIHVMQAYIGEEKMDIGNALRISGKNVMMCAATTIAGCGSLMTAKFTGIASIGPVLTLGVIACTCTALIVLPSVICLNKSRFQHEGFL